TCAGGCATTCCGTCTCCATCCCGCATTTTGTCAGTTGATTATGTTATCGATAACATATAATTCGAAAGTGGGATGTCAAGTGAGTTTCACCGCGAGTGGCGGTATAAGCGGTCATTCGCAGCGACACTGGAGGAGTTATTTGCATGAAGAACCTGTTTGATCTGACCGGCCGGCTTGCCCTGATCACCGGCTCCAGCCAAGGGATCGGCTATGCCCTGGCGGAAGGCCTGGCACAGCACGGCGCCGAGGTCATCATCAACGGCCGCACGCCCGAAACCGTCAAGCGCGCAGTCGAGAGCCTCAAGTCTCAGGGCCTGTCTGCCCATGCGGCGATCTTCGACGTGACCAGCAAGGATGCGGCCAAACAGGGCATCGACGCGGTCGAAGCCGATATCGGGCCGCTCGACATCCTGATCAACAATGCCGGCATGCAGTTTCGAAGCCCGCTGGAAGATTTTCCGGCGGACAAATGGGAACTGCTGCTGACCACCAATATTTCGAGCGTGTTTTACGTCGGCCAGGCAGCCGCCAAAGCCATGATCGCCCGCGGCAAGGGCAAGATTATCAACATCGCCTCGGTTCAAAGCGAACTCGCCCGCCCCGGCATTGCTCCCTATACGGCGACCAAGGGCGCGGTGCGCAATCTGACGCGCGGCATGTGCGCCGACTGGGCCAAGCACGGCCTGCAGATCAACGCGATTGCGCCAGGTTATTTCAAGACGCCGCTCAACCAGGCGCTCGTCGACAATCCCGAATTCTCGTCCTGGCTCGAGAAGCGGACGCCGGCCGGACGCTGGGGCAACGTCGAGGAACTGGTCGGCGCTGCCGTTTTCCTGTCGGGCGGCGGTTCGTCCTTCATCAACGGCCACACGCTCTATGTCGACGGCGGCATCACGACCTGCCTCTGACAGAGACGAGACAATGGACTTCGAAAGAAAGGCACCGCCTCTTGCCGTCGTTGTCATGGGCGTAAGCGGCTGCGGCAAATCCTCGGTTGGACAGCGCATCGCCGCTGAATACGGCATGCGATTTGTCGAGGGCGATCAACTCCACCCCGCTGAAAATGTCGCGAAGATGGCTGAGGGCATCCCGCTGACTGATGACGACCGGCTGCCATGGCTCGACCGGATTGGTGAGGAAATAACCACCGCGCAAAAAGCATCGCGGGGATTGGTGATTTCGTGCTCGGCGCTCAAGAAAACCTATCGGGACAGGTTGCGGCAGGCGGCGGGCGGGCGCCTGGCGTTTGTTTTCCTGGAGGGTTCCCGCGACCTTCTTTTGTCGCGGATGCAGGCTCGAAAGGGTCATTTCATGCCGGTGTCCTTGCTTGATAGCCAGCTGCAGGCGCTGGAGCCGCCGACCGGTGAGCTTCACGTGGTGACGGTGGCGATCGATAATGCGTTGGACGATATTGTCGCGCTGGCTTGCAAAGGGCTGGGTGGCGTGGCCGTCAAGGGAGGAGACAATTATGCAGGATGACTATAGAGCAGATGTCGCCGTCATCGGCGCGGGTATCATGGGAACGGCGATCGTCACCCGACTGATCGAAACCGGGCACAAAGTCTCGGTCTTCGATCTCGATGCCGAAAAGGTCGCGGCACTGACCGCCAAGGGTGCGCAGGCGGCGGGTTCCGTGCAGGATGCGGTCGCGGAGTCGGAATTCTGCGTGCTCAGCCTTAATCACGCAAACATCGTCCGTTCCGTCGTCTTCGGCGAGAAGGGTGTTGCGGCGGCGGCGAGCGCCGACAAGCTGCTGATCGACATGTCCTCCATCGATCCCGCCGACACCGCCGACATGGCAATGCGGCTGCGCCGGGAAACGGGCATGGCCTGGGTGGATTGTCCGCTGTCCGGCGGCGTACCGGGTGCGCTGGGCGGAAAGCTGACGATCATGGCCGGCGGCAGCCCTGAAGATTTCGAACGGGCCCGCGTGGTGATGCGGCACCTTGCCGCCAATTACACCCTGATGGGCGAATCCGGCGCCGGGCAGACCACGAAGCTGATTAATCAGCTGTTTTGCGCGGTGCTGTTTCAAGCCGTCGCTGAAGCCGTCAAGCTCGCTGAGGCTGGCGGCGTCGATCCGTCAGCCATTCCGGCAGCCCTTGCCGGCGGCCGGGCGGATAATCGGATCATGCAGGAATTCATGGCAAAATTCGCCGCCAGGGATTTTTCCCCGACCGGCAGAATCGACAACATGCTGAAAGACCTGGACTCGCTTCAGGCCTTTGCGCTGAAGACGAAGACGCCATTGCCGATGACCGCCGCGGTAGTCGAAATCCACCGCTTGCTCTGCGCCGCCGGGCTCGGGCCGAAGGACTCCGCCGAAATGATGCGCCTTCTCGACGGGTTTCAGGCCGGCTGACGTCAATCTTTATTCGAAATTCGAGATTGTCATCTTTCCACTTGACCATCCGCAAATGTTATCGATAACATAGAGCCAATGACAGCCGCAGCTTTGGGAGGAGCCACAGTGGAAGCCAGGAGACTGCTGGAGTTCCAATCGATCACCAAGAGCTTCGGCGGCACGCAGGCGCTGCGTGACGTCTCGATCGACTTGCGCGAAGGTGAGATCCTTGCGCTGCTGGGAGAAAACGGCGCCGGCAAGTCGACGCTCATCAAGACGCTTGCCGGCATCTACAAGCCAGATAGCGGCGACATCCTCTTCCGCGGCGAGAGCTACCACCATCGCCCCCCGAAGCCGAATGAGCGGCAGCCGGTTGCCTTCATCCACCAGGATCTCGGTTTGATCGAGTGGATGACGGTCGGCGAGAATATGGGCCTGTCGCAGGGTTTCTCGATGCGCCGCGGCCTGATCGATTGGAACAGGACCCAGGCGCGCGCCAAGGAAGCCCTGAAACTGGTCGGCTGCGATTTTGACCCCACCACCCGGGTCTCGACGTTGTCGCGCACCGAAAAATCGCTGGTCGCCATCGCTCGCGCACTTGCCGTCGAAGCTGACGTTCTGGTGCTCGACGAGCCGACGGCGAGCCTGCCCGCCGACGAAGTCGATCGGCTGTTCAACGCCATCCGCCCCCTAAAGGAACGCGGCGTCGGCATGATCTGTGTCTCCCACAGGCTCGACGAGATTTTCCGGATTGCCGATCGCGTCGCCGTTCTGCGTGACGGATGCATGGTCGGACAGAAGCCTGTCAGCGAGACGACCCCCGACGAGTTGGTGACGATGATCATCGGCCGCAGCAGTGACAGTCTCTTTTCCAAGGCCGAGATTAAGCCCGGCAAGGCGATTGTCGAGGTTCGCGACCTCATCTGTGCCGGCACGAGCCCGATATCCTTCGATATCCGCGAGGGTGAACTGCTTGGACTAGTTGGATTGCGCGGCGCCGGCCAGGAACGGATCGGCCGGGCGCTGTTCGGCTGCGAACCCTTCAACGGTTCGGTTCTGCTGCATGGCCAGGCGCCGGATCTTTCCAGCCCGCGGCAGGCCATGGCGTCGGGCATCGGTCTGATTGCCCGTGACCGGACGGAGGAATCTGTCGCGCTGTCGCTTTCAATTCGGGAAAACACCTATCTCAATCCAGGCGCCGTCGGACGCGGGCTCTTGTCCTTTCTGTCGCCGCGCGGCGAAGCCGATCTTGCTCATGCGATCGGCCACACCGTTGGCCTGCGGCCGAATGACCCGGATTTGCCGGTCGAGGCCCTGTCGGGCGGTAACCAGCAGAAGGTGGTCGTCGGCCGCTGGCTGGCGACTGGCCGCAAGCTGCTGGTCGCGGAAGATCCGACCGCTGGCGTCGACATCGGGGCGCGTGCGGAGATCTACCGTCTTATCACCCAGGCGCTGGAAGCCGGTCTCGCGGTTGTCGTCGTCTCGACCGATTTCGAGGAAATCGCCCATATCTGCCACCGCGCGCTGGTCTTCTCGCGCGGCAAAATCGTCAGCGAACTGACTGGAAGCGCCCTCACGACGGAGGCGGTCATCACCGCCGCCTCCGCGTCGGAAGCGGCTTGAGCCATCGGGAGAACAGCCATGCAATCCATTGAATCCACCGCGCTGGAGCCGACCAAGAGCGAAATGGCCGGCCTGACCACAGGCCAGAAGATCGGGCGCCTGATCCCGGTCTACGGGCTGGTGATCCTGACCGTCGGCCTGATCGCGATCTTCTCGATCCTTCTGCCGGATACATTCCCCACCGTGCTGAACGTCCGTTCGATCGTCTCTGACAAGGCGATCATCGCGCTTCTGTCGCTCGCCGCAATGATCCCGATGGCATCGGGCCGCATCGACCTGACCGTCGGCTACGGTATCGTGCTCTGGCATATTCTCGCCATCAGCCTGCAGACGGCCTATGGCCTGCCTTGGCCTGTCGCCGTAATCATCGTTCTCGCGCTCGGCGTCCTCACCGGCTTCATCAACGGCCTGTTGGTCGAAGTCGCAAAGATCGACAGCTTCATAGCCACGCTCGGCACCGGAACGGTTCTCTACGCGCTTGCCCTTTGGCACACCGGCGGGCGGCAGGTGGTCGGCGTGCTTCCAGATGGTTTCTATGCGCTGAACGGCACCATGCTGTTCGGCCTGCCGATCACCGGCTTCTACGTGCTGCTGATCGCCATCTGCATGTGGGTCGTGCTCGAATACCTGCCGATCGGCCGCTATCTCTACGCCATCGGTGCCAATCCCAAGGCAGCGGCCCTCAATGGCATTCCGGTCCGCAAATTCGTGATCGGCGCATTCGTCACCTCGGGCCTGCTGGCAGCGCTGACCGGGGTCCTTCTCGCCTCGAAGCTGCGCATCGGCCAGGCGAGTGTCGGCCTCGAATATCTGCTGCCGGCGCTTGTCGGTGCATTTCTGGGATCGACGACGATCAAGCCAGGGCGGGTGAACGTCTGGGGCACGCTGATCGGCGTCATCATCCTGGCGGTCGGCATTTCGGGAATTCAGCAATTCGGCGGGTCGTTCTTCGTCGAACCGCTGTTCAACGGTGTGACCCTGCTGATTGCCATCGGCATTGCAGGTTACGCCCAGCGCAAGCGCGGAGCGGTGAGGAGGATCACACCCGCATCCAAATGAGGATGCCGGCTCACCCGGCATTCCATAACAAACAAAATGGAGGAGTGAACATGAAGCGCAGGACTTTATTGCAGGCAACGGTCGCAACCGTCGCCGTTATGCTCAGCATGCCGGCATTGGCCGATTCGATGGCCGACGCCAAGGCCGTGGTCGACAAATATGCGTCCAAGGTGAGCGCATGGGATGGCCCGACGAGCGGCCCCAAGGGCGCTGCCGGCAAGAACATCGTAATTCTTGCCGCTGACATGAAGAACGGCGGCATTCTCGGCGTGGTCAACGGCGTTCAGGAAGCGGCAGGCGCATTGGGCTGGACGGTGAAGGCGCTTGACGGCGCCGGCTCGATCGGCGGACGGACGGCTGCTTTCGGCCAGGCTATGGCGCTGAAGCCCGACGGCATCATCATCAACGGCTTCGACGCCGTCGAGCAGAAGCCGGCGATGGAAGCGGCCAAGGCGGCCGGCATTCCGATGGTTTCCTGGCACGCCGCCTCGGCCGTCGGTCCGGTTCCGGAAGTCGGTGTTTTCGCCAATGTGACCACCGATGCGATGGAAGTCTCGAAGTCGGCGGCCGATTGGGCCTTTGCCGATGCTGGAGGCAAGCCGGGGGTCATCATCTTCACCGACTCGACCTATGCGATCGCGATCGCCAAGGCCGACCGCATGAAGAAGGAGATCGAGGATCTCGGCGGCACCGTGCTCGAATATGTCGACACGCCGATTGCGGAAACGTCTCAGCGGATGCCGCAGCTGACCACCTCGCTGCTGCAGAAGTATGGCTCCAAGTGGACACATTCCCTGGCGATCAACGACCTCTATTACGACTTCATGGGCCCCTCGCTCGCTTCGGCCGGCATTGCCGGCGATGGAAAGCCGGTGAACGTTGCAGCCGGCGACGGTTCGGAGAGCGCCTATCAGCGTATCCGCGCCAAGCAGTTCCAGGCCGTTACGGTTGCTGAACCGCTCAACCTGCAGGGCTGGCAGCTCGTCGACGAACTGAACCGCGCTTTCGCGGGTGCTCCGTGGTCGGGCTATGTGTCGCCGCTACATGTGGTGACCAGCGCGAACGTCGAGTTCGACGGCGGACCGAAGAACAGCTTCGATCCCGACAACGGCTACCGCGATCAATACAAGAAAGTCTGGGGCAAGTAAGCCTCCGATCAGGGCGTATCGGTCGATACGCCCTCACCTCCTCGCATCCCCATCGATCCAGCTCCGGCGAGTTTTGGAAAAGAGAAGCTATGATCATTCGTTATGCTTTGTTTGAAGGCGAAATCCATCCCGGCAGAGAAAAGGAATTCCGCGACTTTGTCAGGCAGCGGCTCGTCCCCCTATGGACGAAATTTCCGGGTGCCGAGGAAATCCGGGTCCTGGACGGGATGGAACGCGACGAAGGCGCCCCGGTCTATGCCATGGCCTTGGCCATCCGTTATCCGGATATGGATGCGGTGAACGCAGCACTTCGCTCCGATGTGCGGTCGCAGAGCCGCGAGGTCACCGGCGAACTCCTGCAGCTCTTCACCGGCAAGGTGCATCATCACGTCTTCGCGGCCAACCAATACCCGCCGCATATCGCCTGAGATCAGGCACATCGGTCTCGGCTAGGGACGCATGTTTGCCGGTGATGGCCTTGATGACTGCGTCAGGTTGCCGTCGCAACGCATCGATTACGGCCGGAATTCTTGGCGATATAGAGGTTGGCGTCCGCCATATGCAGCGCCGCCCTCCAGGCTGTCGGCCAGGGACCGGTCCGCCGGGCCGGTGGAACAGTGACTTCAAGCTTCGGGGCCACCATTCGTGGTCCTGCACTAGCAGGCGCAGCCGCTCGGCATCGGCATCGGCAAAGGGGTCCTCGGCAGTCGCCCGGGAAACAAAGCCGGAATTCCTCGCCGCCCATCCGGATCGTCAGACTGGCTTCCTGCCTGGTGTCGCCCAGCAACGCGGCGCAGAAGCTGCAATTTCATGCCGATTGCATCGCTCAACATCCACTACGCCTAGGCAGATCAATGCTTGGCTCTTGGCAAGTGGATTCAAACCGTCCGTTTGCAACAGGAGATGTGCGTCGCTTCAAACCAGCAACTTGGTGTACTCTTTCCCGCGCGGACGTCAGGCCATCTAAGACGAAAAATGCGACAAAATAGTCAAAAAGCGCAACATAATGACGCCCTGGCAGCTTCGTTTACACTCTCTAAAATATCTCCCCCTATTTTTAAGGGTATCGGAGCGACGTTCTGAGGATCGTCACCTACGCCATGATGGCCGGCCAGGTATCCCGAAATCTCGCATGAAATCGACGTTGTTATGCTGACGCTCGCCGCGCCTTGGGCGCGACGCGCGCAGCGGTGCCCGTCGGATGCATTCGGGGACAGATCCTGGTGGCAGACACCTTTGACAAACCTCGCCAACACGATGGAGCGTGGCAATGAATACTATTAAAAGTTTCGGGATCGCGATGCGTCTCGCCCTTGGTTTCAGCTTTCTGATCCTGCTGATGGCCGGCCTGAGCATCTACTCGGCGGTACAGGTCGCTGAGATCAACAGCAACCTTGGAACGATCAATGACGTCAACAGCGTCAAGCAGCGGTTTGCCATCAACTATCGCGGCAGCGTGCACGATCGGGCGATTGCCATTCGCGACGTCACTCTGGTGACCTCTGCCGATGAACGCAAGGCGGCCGAGGCATTGATCGAAAAGCTGGCCGCCACCTACGCCGAGAATGAAAAGCGCATGGCGGATATGGTTGCATCTCCGGCAGGTGCGACGGATCAGGAAAAAACTATTCTCAGCGAGATCGCCGACATACAGGCGAAAACCAATCCACTGGTCGCTCAGATCATTGCGCTGCAGGAAAAGGGCGATGGCGAGGCGGCCCGCAAGATCCTGCTCGAACAGGCAAGGCCAGCCTTCGTTTCCTGGCTAGGCGCCATCAACAAGTTCATCGACTATCAGGAAGCACTGAACAAATCGATTGGCGGCGCAGTTCGCAGCACGGCAAGCGGCTTCAAGCCGATCGTGCTGTCGGCGTTGGGCATCGCGGCTCTTCTTTCGATCATTGCGGCTGCGATTACCGCGCGCACGATCGTCGGTCCGCTGGGAAGACTGCAGCTTTCGCTGAAAGCGATGGCGGAGGGCAATCTCGACGGCGATCGTCGCCTCGAAGCGCGAGGTGATGAGATCGGCAAGCTTGCGCGCG
The Rhizobium leguminosarum DNA segment above includes these coding regions:
- a CDS encoding ABC transporter substrate-binding protein — protein: MKRRTLLQATVATVAVMLSMPALADSMADAKAVVDKYASKVSAWDGPTSGPKGAAGKNIVILAADMKNGGILGVVNGVQEAAGALGWTVKALDGAGSIGGRTAAFGQAMALKPDGIIINGFDAVEQKPAMEAAKAAGIPMVSWHAASAVGPVPEVGVFANVTTDAMEVSKSAADWAFADAGGKPGVIIFTDSTYAIAIAKADRMKKEIEDLGGTVLEYVDTPIAETSQRMPQLTTSLLQKYGSKWTHSLAINDLYYDFMGPSLASAGIAGDGKPVNVAAGDGSESAYQRIRAKQFQAVTVAEPLNLQGWQLVDELNRAFAGAPWSGYVSPLHVVTSANVEFDGGPKNSFDPDNGYRDQYKKVWGK
- a CDS encoding SDR family oxidoreductase, translating into MKNLFDLTGRLALITGSSQGIGYALAEGLAQHGAEVIINGRTPETVKRAVESLKSQGLSAHAAIFDVTSKDAAKQGIDAVEADIGPLDILINNAGMQFRSPLEDFPADKWELLLTTNISSVFYVGQAAAKAMIARGKGKIINIASVQSELARPGIAPYTATKGAVRNLTRGMCADWAKHGLQINAIAPGYFKTPLNQALVDNPEFSSWLEKRTPAGRWGNVEELVGAAVFLSGGGSSFINGHTLYVDGGITTCL
- a CDS encoding NAD(P)-dependent oxidoreductase, which encodes MQDDYRADVAVIGAGIMGTAIVTRLIETGHKVSVFDLDAEKVAALTAKGAQAAGSVQDAVAESEFCVLSLNHANIVRSVVFGEKGVAAAASADKLLIDMSSIDPADTADMAMRLRRETGMAWVDCPLSGGVPGALGGKLTIMAGGSPEDFERARVVMRHLAANYTLMGESGAGQTTKLINQLFCAVLFQAVAEAVKLAEAGGVDPSAIPAALAGGRADNRIMQEFMAKFAARDFSPTGRIDNMLKDLDSLQAFALKTKTPLPMTAAVVEIHRLLCAAGLGPKDSAEMMRLLDGFQAG
- a CDS encoding gluconokinase, which encodes MDFERKAPPLAVVVMGVSGCGKSSVGQRIAAEYGMRFVEGDQLHPAENVAKMAEGIPLTDDDRLPWLDRIGEEITTAQKASRGLVISCSALKKTYRDRLRQAAGGRLAFVFLEGSRDLLLSRMQARKGHFMPVSLLDSQLQALEPPTGELHVVTVAIDNALDDIVALACKGLGGVAVKGGDNYAG
- a CDS encoding ABC transporter permease, whose product is MQSIESTALEPTKSEMAGLTTGQKIGRLIPVYGLVILTVGLIAIFSILLPDTFPTVLNVRSIVSDKAIIALLSLAAMIPMASGRIDLTVGYGIVLWHILAISLQTAYGLPWPVAVIIVLALGVLTGFINGLLVEVAKIDSFIATLGTGTVLYALALWHTGGRQVVGVLPDGFYALNGTMLFGLPITGFYVLLIAICMWVVLEYLPIGRYLYAIGANPKAAALNGIPVRKFVIGAFVTSGLLAALTGVLLASKLRIGQASVGLEYLLPALVGAFLGSTTIKPGRVNVWGTLIGVIILAVGISGIQQFGGSFFVEPLFNGVTLLIAIGIAGYAQRKRGAVRRITPASK
- a CDS encoding sugar ABC transporter ATP-binding protein, which translates into the protein MEARRLLEFQSITKSFGGTQALRDVSIDLREGEILALLGENGAGKSTLIKTLAGIYKPDSGDILFRGESYHHRPPKPNERQPVAFIHQDLGLIEWMTVGENMGLSQGFSMRRGLIDWNRTQARAKEALKLVGCDFDPTTRVSTLSRTEKSLVAIARALAVEADVLVLDEPTASLPADEVDRLFNAIRPLKERGVGMICVSHRLDEIFRIADRVAVLRDGCMVGQKPVSETTPDELVTMIIGRSSDSLFSKAEIKPGKAIVEVRDLICAGTSPISFDIREGELLGLVGLRGAGQERIGRALFGCEPFNGSVLLHGQAPDLSSPRQAMASGIGLIARDRTEESVALSLSIRENTYLNPGAVGRGLLSFLSPRGEADLAHAIGHTVGLRPNDPDLPVEALSGGNQQKVVVGRWLATGRKLLVAEDPTAGVDIGARAEIYRLITQALEAGLAVVVVSTDFEEIAHICHRALVFSRGKIVSELTGSALTTEAVITAASASEAA